TAACAAAACTTTTCGCAAACCAGATCCTCTTCCTGATCGGCCTAACGCTAATAATCGGATTTGAAAAAACCCTCGCGTTCTTCTCGCGCCGCCAAAAGCTCAAAGGCACTGCCGGATTCGCCCTCGGCATCATTCTGATCCTATTCCGGTGGCCCCTAACCGGGTTTCTGATTGAGCTTTACGGCCTCTTCATTCTTTTTGGCGACTTTTTGGTCACGATTGGCCAGTTCGCTGGGAATATCCCTGTTGTTGGACCCTTCATCCAGCGAGTTTTGGAGACCCTCGcgggtgggaggaggaatgcTGAGTTGCCGGTTTAGTATGCCTAGTAACTATGCAATTTTCTTTTGTGTATGAGGCGGCCAGGTTCCAGGATTTATTTCAGGCCCATTGGGTTGAGAAGGGCCATGTCAAAACTGTGTTTGGGCATGGTGCTTGCCTAACAATGTCACTGGCGGTCTGTCTGCTACTAACTAGATTTGGAAGGCGAAAAGGGTCTTTCAATAATGTCTATATTACTACGATTACGTACTATTAGATACACTATAATGACTGCGGTATGCTGGGATATGAGGTCTCAGTGCACTGCCTAATATCATGAGATAGGAATGAATGCTAGACAAGCTGAACGAACGTACAGAGTGCATAAAAGCAAATGCGAGTGAAGAAACTCCATAGAAGCCAAAACGCTCAGACAGTATTGGTCATGATGCTGATTAGTGTGGTTCTACCACTAGAAACTCATAACAGAGGTTAGAGCATCCACAGTGATCAATATCCATCAGGATTCATTCTGTACTAGAAGAGTACATATTGCACATATTTACGGGTTTGCAAGATGCTGAAGATAGAAGAGAGTAGAAGACGTAAGAAAGCACCACCATCGTGATTTACATTAGGCAAACATATTGTCTGTCTGATCCCATGACTAGCCCACATGCAACAGCGCAACGCTTATTTGGCACCGTTGATGTAGTCAGCAACGCCCTCAATGGCAGTAGCGGCGT
This is a stretch of genomic DNA from Aspergillus puulaauensis MK2 DNA, chromosome 8, nearly complete sequence. It encodes these proteins:
- the GOT1 gene encoding Got1 family protein (COG:U;~EggNog:ENOG410PPQI;~InterPro:IPR007305;~PFAM:PF04178;~TransMembrane:3 (i12-32o38-61i73-100o);~go_process: GO:0016192 - vesicle-mediated transport [Evidence IEA]), yielding MPSVWMTDNQKIGVIFCSGGGLFLFGGVLMFFDRSLLAMGNILFLIGLTLIIGFEKTLAFFSRRQKLKGTAGFALGIILILFRWPLTGFLIELYGLFILFGDFLVTIGQFAGNIPVVGPFIQRVLETLAGGRRNAELPV